One window from the genome of Chloroflexota bacterium encodes:
- a CDS encoding IS5/IS1182 family transposase, translating into VENAFRHLKEWRAVATRYAKTSASYLAACQIRALALWIKLL; encoded by the coding sequence TGGTGGAAAACGCCTTCCGCCATCTCAAAGAATGGCGGGCAGTAGCCACCCGCTATGCCAAAACGTCGGCCTCTTACCTGGCTGCCTGCCAGATCAGAGCCCTGGCGCTCTGGATAAAACTACTTTGA